A window of Branchiostoma floridae strain S238N-H82 chromosome 9, Bfl_VNyyK, whole genome shotgun sequence genomic DNA:
tATATTTATGTATACGCGCaaattcatatacattgtacctgttgcgaaatgctacaaagtaccattcattcattcattcattcattcattcattcattcattcattcattcaccagtcctaagaaacacgggtaaacgCACCAGTTCccaaatactagaaaaacagtcataatggaggtgcatataacaaaatgtgcgatattctaatgaataccttatcttCATAActgataaagacatttcatacttcttttgtggtcattgtagaggcttcatattggagatatattggttgcttgaggacaggggAATAcaatcttatgtcgagactcaagtataatattgcaataatgggaatacaagggacccaactcTCCTTGTCCGAAAAAAACTTCAACTGTCTTaaatatcaacatgtaatgacgttaatattaatactatggatggagttaggtatcagactcgtgtacttatatcattctgaaactgcattttgtgatttataccaatcaacttctaaaatgttaggTAAAcctgtttttttgggggggaagggggcgaaatcgctaaaggggggcgagatagggggcGAGAGCACTAGCTGGGGatggcgagatcgctagtgatttcgccccagGGAGGGCGAGATCATGGGGCGTGGGGGCGGGGGCGAGTTCGCTGTGACACCAGTTCATATGAGGAAGATTTCTGGTCCTATGGCAATGACAGTCTGTCCTGTTCACACGCGGACCCGGGACTCCATCAACTAGCTGTTATTTCCTCATATGCCTCCTTCTTTCTCACTGCCTCCATTTTACTTATGTTAGTATCTGATCAGAGTATCATTCCATATCAGCAGTAAACTTGACCAGCGACAAAACTCAAATGTACGATCAGGTTGTGGTTTTGAGCAGGTCAGAACATCATGACCAGCATTTAGCTTCAAAGTGGTGCAATAGACATAAAATGCCTCTCAACATTATTTCTTTTAGTCAGAAAGCAATATATGGTGTAAACATTAAGCAAAACAAGTCTTTTTACACTTTATCCATTAATGCTTAtctataattatgtataattatatataattatatataattatctataatcatgtataattatatataattatgtataatggttaTGGGGGCTAGGCATGATTATGAATAATTGTCATAAATGGTGCATATGACTATGAATAATAATCACAagatttatatataattatgtataatggtcatcagcattatatataatcatgtataatggtgaaatgggttatatataattatgtataatggtgaaatggttatatataatggtgaaatgggttatatataattatatataatggtgaaataggttatatataattatatatattgGTGAAataggttatatataattatgtataatggtgaaatgggttatatataattatatataatgcccaaaaattatatataattatatataattatagtatAATTGGACTAGTCCCAAGGGACTCATTGACGCTTTCCGCATATTCATTACACTTTGgtatgtactcaataaaaatataaagttGATCGGGTAAAGCATTTTGGAGTTATGGACTTGAGTCCAGAATTAGAGTGTTTTTCCATAATTAAAAAGACGCCTGTTTTCTGCTTTTTTTCTACTACTTAGTTTTACATCGCACCTCTAATCAGAATCCTACACTTAGTTATTTGTGACTTAGTACTTTGCCTTTTCACTATAACTTATTTAAAACTGAAAATGCTGGCTATAAGTTTTAGTtttttatttgatgtttacCTTCTTTTTTTGCCTCCACCATAGCCCTTGTTTGCAGTGTTTTGTAGAGTCTTTTAATCATTAAGTGTATCTTAGTTTTCTGTAGatttttgtatgtagaaaaaATAAAGTAGATACATAGAATTTCCTTTTCCTCTGTTTTTATACTTCCTATAATTATATTACAAGTACACAGAACAAACACTTGCAGCAGAGAGCAGATATTGCAACAGCTTTCTTAATGTGCAATACCATACTAAGCTTGTCAAGCATTTCATATTCAGTCAATGTAAGAAGTAGTATAAGACTTAAAGTTAACATTGCTACTAGCATATAGAAAAGGCTTGCAAAGAAGTGCCAGAAGAGTTTAAAGCGTGAAGTAAGGAGGTTTGATGAAGGCACTGTAAATATGTGGCCTAATCGACACAAAAATATGAATGGGaaaaagatgagaaaaaaaaaacaacataaaacctATCCTCATAAGGGCATATTGCAGCCATACAACTGCACTTGTGACCAACAAACATATGAAGTTATGCTGTAAGAAGTACCTTTTAGATGTTTAGTAAAAGCTGGATTGCTTAAGCCTTAAGGGAAAATGGAATAAACAAGGATGGAAATTTACCAATgagtgcagcagcagcagccacTTGTACCTTGACCTTGTGACACATTCCTTTCTTAACTTTTTGACGTCatcatcttgttttctttctgtcttgcTCTATCTATTTAATACTTTGATTTGAAGTCATGTATCACTTTCTCTTCTGTGATGttcatgtttgtgttgttttgttttgttttgttagatgTGACACATTTGCTGGTTCCTCCTCTGATTTTGGGTATGGCAGGTAAGCTTAAGTTTGTAATACTGAGTAGAAATGGTGGGGACTGGTGTGGACTCATCTTATGTGTGCTGTGAGCTTGCTTGATTTGTCTAACTTTATTTTCAGTCAAGGGTGATCTGAGGAGTGCATTTTCAACCCTAGAGCATAACTTTAGTTATTCTTTTTCCAAAACAAATAGCACCAGTAATTTTTTatcctttgattttttttgcgtAACGCTATTTCTTTGCATCTTCAAAGATGACAACACGCATCCACCAAAACCGTTGAAACAGATTTCTCCAAAATCACTTAACATTTGCAGCcatgtttgtcttgctatttgCCCATTTTTTTGTACGACATTGCCCATGAAGATGACTGAATCTGGCAATGTTTGTGCTGTTGCAGTAGTCCCACTTCCATCAGTCACCTGCGCACCCCCAGCCCACTGCACAGCAGTTCTGACGGGTCCACAGATGCCATGGACAGGCCCAGGTTCTTCCAAGATGAAAACACAGGTTTGTTGCAACTACTAACTATTAGCCATTACAATTCAAGCTTGTATATAATTTAGCAGTTGTTCTTGTCGGTtcaaaaattgaacaaaatcGTTTTCGTTCCAGCAAATGTAGCAAagaaaacagtggttttctttGTACGTTTTTGTAACTCACACAGTGTTAACTGTACCTTTCCAATGTTAGATAGTGCAAGATCacccttttttttttgcaagctTGTGGTTTTGATATCATGTTGTTTACAGCATCAGGTCTAACTCCGTTCTACAACCTGAGAAAAGAGAGTGAGAGAAGGTCCACTCTTGTCAAAGTACTGGAAGAAGATGAAGATAAGGTATGGTAGCAACGTTAGCCGTCTAGCCAGACTTTCTTTCTTTGAATCATCATTGTGAtccatgaaataaaacagagaCATATAAATCATCATCCTTGTAGCTAGTACAGTCCAGGGCTGTCTTTAGGTCCCAGGatagaaattttcttgttgggacagaaaaaaaattcacctgTCCAAAAAGCTGAATATGACAtctttgtaagcttaaaatgacagatttaacaacaaaaattatccCCATTGGCTCTTAAACAATGCCGGGGACGCAGCCTTAATACAGCGTAGGATTATCAATAGAACAGGTTTGCTACGATGTAATGGTTGTATATAGCAgggtggactcattcctcagctaaccaaCATTGCACCCTCAGttagacatctggagccgcaaaCATGTAGTTCAGGTTTCTGAACTTTTGGTCAGCCTGCCAAACGGGTTTTGTTGTGTACAACTTATTCAGTGCCAAGAGGCTTAGCAGATTTGTTATGATGTTGgttgtacatgtgcatcatGCATCTCTCTTCCATGTGACTCAGGTGTGTGCAAGCTGGCTGCTCAGGATAGAGCAGGACTCTGCCACCAGCGTCCGTCTTTCCAAGGTGAGAGCTTCAAGATTGTCAAGCTGTAAATGTAAGGTTGATATTCCCAGATGGTGTTTTTTGAGGTTGTCAGAATTTGAATGGAGAGAGATTGGCTGATGTTCGAATGAATGGATATACTTTTACTGAGGATGCATCAGTGACCTCCGTCAAGTAGTCAGGTAGTCTTGATATGAGGTTCAGTATGGTGAGTTTGTGGACTCAGAACTTACAGTACAGTTAGCAACTTGGTTTGAATTTGGAACTGATGAGTCACCGGAGAAATGTATAAtcattacatacattgtagctTACAGCTGCAGTAATTAATTCATCTGTAACTGCACTGAGATATATTGGTAAGTTCTTCAATTCTGTGGGACAGTTGGACTTAACTACAAGATGAACTGCTTTTGTCCATAGACACACCTGGTTTACCTGATCGAGAGTCTCAGACAGTACATCAAGGACCAGGTGGGGTCTATCCTGGCCAAGGCCATAGGTGAGATGAAACAGAATTGTCTCTTGTTTCATGCTACAAGTTTAAGTTCAATTGTGAATCATCTGTGAACATATACAGCAGTTACTTCTGTAAAAGCTGTACTGTTGTGTTACACCTTAAGACTTTTGTGAAGCTGAAACACTGACCACAGTTGTAAAATCTGTTTTCCAGGCACAATGAAGCAACAGCTAGAGTTTGACTCCCAGGCAATGAATGAGGTCCAGATAGCTCTCTACATCTTCCAGGATGTTGTGAGTTAAACGTTCTAGTTTTGAAATTCTTAAGTAGCAGGTTAATTTCAGTGtccaatagcaacatcattGAACAATAATTGtaagattacatgtacattttatagtATCTGACAGGTAGTGCTAAACTGGCTTAAGTTTATTAACTACAATGATGTCTCCCTACATGTGTAATACATATAAACAAAATCGTCTGAACTACACATGTATGCACTTACTTTTTTATTTAGTAGCATTTAtctaatttttttccatataCTTACTTAAAAGGGAAATAAGTTTTGGTTGAAATAGCgcttctttgtttttttctgttgcagGTGTTTGATTTGTTGAAGGAACACAATATCCAGCCCCACTGGATGTTTGCCTTGGATGACCTGGTGAGAAATGCTGTGCAGCTGGCCATCACATACATCCCAGGTGGGATTTCAACTTGACAATCTGTGTTTAAGTAATGATAAAGTCATCACACAGTCAATGGTCATATTTTTTGATTCTCAGAAGAATgccaaataaaaaataaaaattattttaTGTTAACATTTGTGGAAAGACAGCAGGTGTGTAGAGACCTGTTATCCTACTAGTTTTTGTATACAGACTTTTCATTGACATCATAATAATTATAATTGGAATCCCCTGGTGCCCATATTGGTGGCATCTTTGTGTGCTTCAAGGGCATACACTGTAAACCAGCAGATGTcagacgtcaaatgaaaagcttGTATAATACATTGTTAATAAGAATATCCTAAAATCATTAGACTGAGTTTGCATACACTAAATGCTGCATTATCAACTGAGCCATCACACTTGTCACCCTTTGTTGCAGACTACGCCAACCGTGCCCCACCAACATCAGCAGCAGCGGCATCGGCAGCCCCTGTccctccccacccccatccCCACCCTCAGCACCACCCTCAGCACCACCAGCCTGACGGGGCCATGGCACCCTCGTCAGAGGAGGAGGGAGGGAACACGTCGGGAGTGTCCACCCTGAGCTCCACACGCTCGCATGACCACCACCTCCTGTTCGCTAACCAGGCCACTCAGCTGGCCCTACATGAGCAGGTCAGCAGGCTGCAGCTGGAGAACAGGAGGTAGggcttcatcatcatcatcatcattgatcatcctctatgaggtgcagcaagtaaagtaGGACAGGCCTTACTGTAATTAATTAGTAGTAGTATAAGACTAGTATTTGATGGTACTACTGCACCCTAACATGGGtgggcagcagttggctagtcttcacaccacatGTCCAGATGGATCTAACACTTTCTGTCTGACATGTTAGCATAACACTTTGATTTTAAGTCTTAATGTAGAATCTTACTAAATTATGATTACAAACTGGTAAGTGTTCCTTTCGATGTTACAATTCAAACCTTACCAGCTGCAGGTAACAGAATTTCATTCTTGATTGAGGAATACAGTATAATCTTACTGGATAATTACTGCAAAGTACTGTACCGTTTGTAATATgaagtgtatacattgtatggcAAATATCAAAGACTTCTACACATGTTCTACCCAGACTGCTGGAGGAACTGATGCAGAGTGAGCGACAGTACAATGAGCTGTTACACATGCAGGTGGTGGACAGGCAGCAGATGGTCAGGCATCTACAATCTGGAGGTAATTACACTGGTTCATGTATCTTTTATCCATTGATCTTGCTATGGATACAATTGGGTTGTCCCTTCACTTTATGCAATGTGCCACAATGTTCATGCAATGCACTGATGACCACGCAGTGATTTGTTTTACTTACAAGTGGCAAGATGTGGTGTTGGTTGTTGCTCCATTGAGCTGTGGGACAATCTAACATAGCTTCAGCATTGGAATCTCTCGTCAATGTTCCACAGGTTCATGTGTGTTGCAATGCACTGATGGCCATGCAGTAATTGTTACACTTTACCTTAACAGTACGATGTGGTGTTGGTTATTTGCCCTTTGTACTGTAGGATAATCTAACACAGCTTAATACCTAATACAGCATCAGGGGAGCGTTCACGGCACTCGTCAGCTGGGAGTGCCAGTGTGAGTGTGACGAGTGTCGGCAGGGCGGTGAGGAGAGATGCAGAGCTGGACAGATGGCTGGCTGACCTGGGTCTGGACACCACCGTGGCAGACAGGGTCAGTAGAAGTTCTACATCTTATCTCTAATGTTTTATCAATATCAGTTACGAAGTCTGCTTTGTAGACACCAAAGGCTTGCCATAGACTGACTCTGACTGAGCATGGCAATTACTGGTTTAACCAATGAGATAGTGACACTATGGGACTATTCTTGATACTACTGTATTTCTTGATATTCCTTGATCTTACAGTTTTTTGATGAAGAGTACAGTCTGCACGATGTGTTGGAACTGATGACCAGAGATGACCTCAGGCAGCTGAACCTCAGGTATGGTCATCATGTATCAATGCATTGAActccaatttttgtcaaaggGCACATAATTTGCTAAAACCATAATTACCTAGCTTTTTGTTGTTATAGAATATGACAATGTAGACAAAAGGGAGACAGTTCAATTTCTAGCTGCAGGTAATGGAACCAACCAAAGGAAAGACCAATAATGTTGGCATCACCAACATGTTTTCACCATTTTTAGCATCTCACAGTTTGTTCAGAGCACTTCCTACTCCTGACAATGTTACTAATTAtataccacttgctacattttaGTGGAGTTAATAACAGTTATATGATGTTAAGTTAAGCATAATGATTACATCTCTCAACACTGACTTCAAATCTTCCTGCCTGGCTGTGTGCACAGGGGAGGGATACAGCTGCGGATCTGGGATGCAGTCCTCAAGCACAGGACTGGAAGAGCCAGCCCAGAGGAGAAGCCTGGAGATCCAGACTAAATAACTAAGCAATACAGCCAAACTgctcaagaagaccactcataCAGGTGACTCTTGAAATcttgtctatgtggacaggtggtcactatatatactagtagacaGAATTTTCGAAAGCTTGTGTCaatgagaaaacaaaaattaacttAAAGTGACCACTGAAAGTGGTTTCATTGGAAGCTAGCCTCAGTGGGAGCACTGaaatgttttgatgatgatgatgacataggCCAGGTGATCCTTGTGTAGGTCAtttgtacaggtggtcacttgtacaggtttgactgtggtTTTGAAGTACTCTTACATATGATGCTTGACAATGTGATTTAAGCTACGTTTTACCCAAGAGTACAGAGCTGTAGGTTCTTAACTCAGTAACCAATGTAGCATATGTCTTGTCCTACTTGATCATGAAACCTAAGGTCATATCTTTCAACTAGTGTGTTTTGTGTTCTATTGAATTAAGAAAGTGTTATGAATGAATGTAAATACTGTGTACTGCTAGATTTGTATATAGTGTTTAAGAACTACGTTTAGCGAACGACTTTAAGACGTTTTAATGTGAGATAGGATCTCAGTGttcattgtcaataaagtcaaagttcaGCCAGCTATGTGAATAAACTGTAGATAAAATAATATACTCAAAGGGACAATGCTCTACAGCAAACACTCATGACAAGTGCATGAAGGTATCATTACACAATGTGATGTAAGATGATAGAATGTCTGACAAAACTCTTTTGTCAATCTCaacaagaaaatgcattttgtatcTTCCAATTGAGTACATTGTAGCTCTCAATACTGAATAACATTcagactagttcattctgcttttgctgaagaagagtgatggatgtcacttgaaacgtccggaagtaaatatccgttttttatccagttgtagagattgaattgtatttgaatattgcttacctggatgtctaaccttcataaacgtatgaATAACATTCAATTTGGTCACTTGAAGTTCAGACAGGCACCAAATATCAAAAGCTATCTCTACATCTATGTCATGACATATATAGAGATAATCCTTGTAGATTTATATTAATATGCTCTTGCAGATGACTGtataaaacttaaatgttacaGTACACCTTAGAAGAAGTTGAAATGAAGGGCTTGCATCATTATGCACGTCTGCACAGTTTTGAAATGACTTTCCAAATCAAAAGTAACCAGTGTCAATTTATTTGTTGGATGGAAATATGTCAACTGTAAATTGGAATCTCAGAGATAACCTACACGACAGTTCTCATGGACAGACAATATAGATAGAAGGTAATACCAGAAGATCATGAAGTGGCCATTGCTACAGCTGACATTGAGTGTTAAAGTCATGAATTGTTCGAAGATCATGGATTCTACAGAAAGCTATGTACTATTGCGCAGCAGAGTGTAATTTTGTCAATACTTCAGACAGACCTGTTACATATAGAATCACTGATGTTGCAGATGATGATCATTAAGatgtgttaaactttgtaatggatggatggatggatggatgattgaTGAAAGGACATTAAATCAGTGTCAACATTTCACATTGTATTGGCCAGTAGCAAATGTGACATTTCTTGCTAGTTCTCCATATTGTGGTGATGGGGTGTGTAGAATCATTTTTGTGATATCCCTATAATATGAATTGAGTCTGCTTTTGCCAGGATTTCAAACGTAAGCCATATAACAATTTGTGGATGATTTGGATATCAGCAGTGTCAGAAAAAGATGTGTTTCATAAGatgatttttcttttcagaGGAGTTTGTAAGAACTATACtttagctgttgttttttatCTACCATGAGATAGATCAGATTAATTACCAGACCATTTATGCATTGTAGTTATCAAACTTTCAACAAACTATTTACATTGTAGCTTTTATCTAATTAACACAGCAGCCAATGGCAGTTTGATCATTTCCTGTGTAACTGTCTTTTGAACCTCAACATTTTAGTGCACTATATGTGCACAGCCAACTTTTCTCAATAACCAAAAGAATAATCATACTCTGTATCAAAGTTTAATCATGTATGATAAATGGCCTCTACATAGTGTTGTAAACTACATTCTGGCCTGTATATTGCTTTTAATGTTTTATTGGTACACATGGCTTTTACTAACATTTTAAAGAATATCTCTTGTCATTGTGATATTTATTCCGAGTGCAATATGTGTGTGCCTCAATGCTTAGAAATAATCCTCGAATTTGTActactatacaatgtatttgtagcTTAGCTGGATTGATTGTTTAATGTGTAAAAGTAATTATTGTTTCTGTAAAAAATTGTAAAGGCAATTAAATTGTTAAGTTGTGCTGCAGATGTGTCATGTAGGTTGTGTAATTTTGTAACTACAGTATCAGGGATAATAAAATTGGGCATGATTTTTCCAGTAACTTAgaatttgccatttttgacTCGATTATTTCTTagaaatactgtaacagttcacCACACAAAGTCTTTCATGTTTATTGTACGCATACTTTGTAGAACATTCAGTCCTGAAGTAATTCCTGAGGTAATTTGAAGATGTCCAACATTAGTCAACAATTTTTACACTCAAATGTTAACTACTTACTACATCTATATCGCATAGGCTGTCAGATGAGGACTTTGTGCACGACCTTAAATGTCTTCTGCTTGTTCAAACAGATGTACTACGGCATCTGGAAAGGTCTTTACCTGCACAGTGGATGATGTTAGCATAAAAAACCCTCTGGAGACGAACaaacccaaaacaatacctcttgTCAATTTTTCAGGGAGATAAAACAACGGTGCGATAGGAAGACGCTGTGGGTATTTATTGGGTCTTCATGTCAAAAACACAATCCCATGATTGTCACAATTGTTACAGCTGTTTAGTTCGATATGTCTATCTATTGCATATTGCATCAATAAGTAGTATCTCCAGTATTCATCAACGTTGGAGTCTTTAAAACTTTATTTGTAATAATACAACTGTTGAAATATAAAATGAGATCTCTTCATCATTGCACTGCTAGAACTTCTTTGGAATGCCAAAGACGAGGCCTCAGACATGTAGTTGTGGTATATCTGAGTCAGTCTAAGCAAGGCTCCAGCCTCCGTCAATCACAAGCTCCTGGCCTGTGGTGTATCCAGACTGAAAAGATAAAAAGTTGTTGCATATTTTGGCAATGCAATTGAACTTTTGCTGTAACCTAGGCCAAGGAGAATGGCTTGCTCTTAATGTTCTCAAGACAGGAATTCTCAAAGACTGGGGGTCACAAGATGAGGACTGTTGTGactgaaatactaagatgaggGAAATTCATAGTGTTTAAGACATGCAAGTTTAACGACTTGAAGACTTTTGACAAGTTCCTCACCTCATCAGATGCCAGGTACACGGCCAGGGCTGCGATCTCCTCAGGCTTACCAACGCGACCCATCTTCTGTCGAGCGATGAAGTCTGCTCGTGCCTTTAATATACACACAACAGCATTGTGCAATTGTGTCCACTCTTGTACCAGTATCAATAGAATGCAGGGTAGTACCTGACTACAAGTTAAAAGTTGGATTAAAACATGCACAAATGTtattacatacaaaaaatgaatCACAATTTCATTTTCAGTCATATAAAGTTAACTGAAGTAAAGGAATTGCTAAGAAAAGCTAAAAACCGTGATgatcatctaaatttgttgagaaGCTCAGGCTGGATGTGTGCTCAGTGTTTAAGTTTGAATAAcgcacaaataaaaacaactcaCCTTGACAGGATCAGGGAAAGCGTCGATTCTCTCCTGCAGCGAGGGTGTTTCTACTGTAGCTGTAGTAGAGGTGAAATTATAGCTGAGTTAGACACATTTCATATTAGAGATTCTGaacaaactcactcactcaccgtCTCGGAGCACAATGGTACACACAGCAACCAAACTAGGCATTGATGACTGATGTTGTTAACTGCCATAAACCCAACTTTTTTCTCCAAATATCTCTGATCAAGATGACTGAAATAAGTCTGATTAAAAAGAAGTTATACCTGGACAGATACAGTTACAGCGAACCCCTTTGGAGACAAAGTCTGCAGCGATGGCTTTGGTCAGTCCGTTGACTCCTCCCTTACTGACGGAGTAGGCAAAACGCATGGGAACACCTGCAATGAATAGTCAACAACCAGATCTGCAGATATGAAGACTTCTTCATTGAATTCATATTGACTTCTTCAACACAGTAAAAGTCATGAAGAAAATACAAGGGATCACTCTGACTGAACAAGGACGTTATCttacataacgtccttgacCTGAACAATAAGTCTGATGCAGAAGTGGCTCACAACTGGGACTTCTGTTTCCAGTCCCATCCAAAAGAAAAACATCCTTACTAGAAGCTAAATTTCTACATGATCACCTGATTGTGGAGTGAGTAAATGTGTGTACAGTGTTGATCTCAAGGACACAAGATTGACAGCTGCAAAGGATCCAAACGCAGGCCCATACATTTACTACAAGGGTAACAATAGCAGTTCAAATCACATCACTTTACTGATACTGTAAGAATTTGAGGAAGAGTCAATCAAATTCTGTAATCTTAAAACTGCCCACCTTTAATACTTGAAGCACTAGAGGACATGCTGACGATAGACCCAGAACCTTGTGCCACCATCTGCAATGGAAAGTCATTTTAACCTTCTAACAGATAAATGTGAACGAGATACAGTATCTGTGACAAACTAAATCTGGGCCATATCTCGAACATTCAACATACTACCTCTTATTTGTCTACATTTACTACCTGACATACTCTTAAGGTTGACTCACCTTTGGAAGGACAGCACGACACAAGAAGTACATGGTTGACTCACCTTTGGAAGGACAGCACAACACAAGAAGTACATGGTTGACTCACCTTTGAAAGGACAGCACGGTACAGGAAGTACATGGTTGACTCACCTTTGGAAGGACAGCACGGCACAGGAAGTACATGGTTGACTCACCTTGGAAGGACAGCACAACACAAGAAGTACATGGTTGACTCACCTTTGGAAGGACAGCACGGCACAGGAAGTACATGGTTGACTCACCTTTGGAAGGACAGCACAACACAAGAAGTACATGGTTGactctagggctgggtatcggtacagcgtaccggtacaaaaccggtttttcttattggaccggtccagaaaaaccggacctgaaaaaattaggtggaccggatgttggaccgattagaaaattaacgagtcattttatcaggcattcacacgttttgacgcttgcaggt
This region includes:
- the LOC118423115 gene encoding 3-hydroxybutyrate dehydrogenase type 2-like; its protein translation is MGRLDGKVALCTASAQGIGLSTVLAFAKEGARVIATDVNISKLEQEVKDVPGIEAKTLNVADKDQVTALVDQLDRVDILFNCAGIVHNGTILDCEEADWDQTMNVNLKSMYFLCRAVLPKMVAQGSGSIVSMSSSASSIKGVPMRFAYSVSKGGVNGLTKAIAADFVSKGVRCNCICPATVETPSLQERIDAFPDPVKARADFIARQKMGRVGKPEEIAALAVYLASDESGYTTGQELVIDGGWSLA